From Lolium perenne isolate Kyuss_39 chromosome 5, Kyuss_2.0, whole genome shotgun sequence, a single genomic window includes:
- the LOC127301269 gene encoding endoglucanase 22 yields MSQRRARRAIPPPAAPPPLLLAAALLALLSLAGRLGCDAAAAEADAPPDYGAALSKSLLYFEAQRSGRLPYGQRVRWRGHSGLTDGLQQGVDLVGGYYDAGDHVKFGLPMAFTVTMLAWGAIEFGDDVQAAGEWGHALEAIKWGTDYFVKAHTEPFVYWAEVGDGDTDHYCWQRPEDMTTSRQAYRVDKDNPGSDLVGETAAALAAASLVFRRSAEHHDYADLLLRHARQLFEFADTYRGNYDSSIKQAHSFYTSVSGYRDELLWAAFWLHRATGDDAYLRYAVDGARGPLGGGAGWHMTEFSWENKYAGLQVLAAKLLLDGDPQGAQHRAVLEQYKAKAEHYLCACLGRNNGSNVHRSPAGMLYVRQWNNLQYASSAAFLLTVYSSYLARAGESLRCPDAPEVPPSELLALARSQADYILGRNPLRMSYMVGYGTRFPLRVHHRAASIVAHKADNRFIGCVQGFDDWFGRDQPNPNVLVGAIVGGPNRRDQFRDGRKYYMQTEACTYNTAPMVAVFARLHRLSTMAAAENSSSDSEGCRPGLGTALSAKCR; encoded by the exons ATGAGCCAGCGCCGCGCCCGTCGGGCGATTCCCCCACCCGCCGCGCCGCCACCGCTGCTCCTGGCAGCCGCCCTGCTCGCGCTGCTCTCCCTCGCTGGCCGCCTCGGCTGCGATGCGGCAGCAGCGGAGGCGGATGCGCCGCCGGACTACGGCGCCGCGCTGTCGAAGAGCCTGCTCTACTTCGAGGCGCAGCGGTCGGGGCGTCTGCCGTACGGGCAGCGCGTGCGGTGGCGCGGCCACTCGGGCCTCACGGACGGGCTGCAGCAGGGGGTGGACCTTGTCGGCGGCTACTACGACGCCGGCGACCACGTCAAGTTCGGCCTGCCCATGGCCTTCACCGTCACCATGCTCGCCTGGGGCGCCATCGAGTTCGGCGACGACGTCCAGGCCGCCGGGGAGTGGGGGCACGCGCTGGAGGCCATCAAGTGGGGCACCGACTACTTCGTCAAGGCGCACACCGAGCCATTCGTCTACTGGGCAGAG GTGGGGGACGGCGACACGGACCACTACTGCTGGCAGCGGCCGGAGGACATGACGACGTCGCGGCAGGCGTACCGCGTGGACAAGGACAACCCGGGATCCGACCTCGTCGGCGAGACGGCCGCGGCGCTCGCCGCCGCGTCCCTCGTCTTCCGCCGCTCCGCCGAACACCACGACTACGCGGACCTCCTGCTCCGGCACGCGCGGCAGCTGTTCGAGTTCGCGGACACGTACCGGGGCAACTACGACAGCAGCATCAAGCAGGCGCACAGCTTCTACACCTCCGTCAGCGGCTACCGGGACGAGCTGCTCTGGGCCGCCTTCTGGCTGCACCGGGCCACGGGCGACGACGCCTACCTCCGCTACGCCGTCGACGGGGCCCGCGGTCCCCTCGGAGGCGGCGCCGGGTGGCACATGACCGAGTTCAGCTGGGAGAACAAGTACGCCGGACTACAGGTCCTCGCCGCCAAG CTGCTGCTGGACGGCGATCCGCAGGGGGCGCAGCACCGGGCGGTGCTGGAGCAGTACAAGGCGAAGGCGGAGCACTACCTGTGCGCGTGCCTCGGCCGGAACAACGGCAGCAACGTGCACCGCAGCCCCGCCGGGATGCTCTACGTGCGCCAGTGGAACAACCTCCAGTACGCCTCCAGCGCCGCCTTCCTCCTCACCGTCTACTCCAGCTACCTCGCCCGCGCCGGCGAGAGCCTCCGCTGCCCCGACGCGCCGGAGGTGCCGCCGTCCGAGCTGCTGGCCCTCGCGCGGTCGCAGGCCGACTACATCCTCGGCCGCAACCCGCTGCGGATGAGCTACATGGTCGGCTACGGCACCCGGTTCCCGTTGCGCGTGCACCACCGCGCCGCGTCCATCGTCGCACACAAGGCCGACAACCGCTTCATCGGGTGCGTGCAGGGCTTCGACGACTGGTTCGGCCGCGACCAGCCGAACCCCAACGTGCTCGTCGGCGCCATCGTCGGCGGGCCCAACCGCCGCGACCAGTTCAGGGACGGCAGGAAGTACTACATGCAGACCGAGGCGTGCACCTACAACACCGCGCCCATGGTCGCCGTCTTCGCCAGGCTGCACCGCCTgtcgacgatggcggcggcggagaactcctcgtcagaTTCGGAGGGGTGCCGCCCAGGCCTAGGGACGGCACTCTCAGCCAAGTGTAGATAA